The following proteins are co-located in the Alcaligenes faecalis genome:
- the rplK gene encoding 50S ribosomal protein L11: MAKKIVGFIKLQVPAGKANPSPPIGPALGQRGLNIMEFCKAFNAQTQGLEPGLPIPVVITAFADKSFTFIMKTPPATILIKKAAGIKSGSARPNADKVGTLTRAQAEEIAKTKQPDLTAADLDAAVRTIAGSARSMGINVEGVV, translated from the coding sequence ATGGCGAAGAAAATCGTCGGCTTTATCAAGCTGCAAGTCCCAGCTGGTAAGGCAAACCCATCCCCTCCAATCGGTCCGGCGCTGGGTCAGCGCGGTCTGAACATCATGGAATTCTGCAAGGCGTTCAACGCCCAGACACAGGGTCTGGAACCCGGTCTGCCAATTCCTGTGGTGATCACCGCTTTTGCTGACAAGAGCTTCACGTTCATCATGAAGACTCCTCCAGCAACCATCCTGATCAAAAAGGCTGCTGGTATCAAGTCCGGTTCTGCACGTCCTAACGCGGACAAAGTCGGTACGCTGACTCGCGCTCAGGCTGAAGAAATCGCCAAGACCAAACAACCCGACCTGACCGCCGCCGATCTGGACGCCGCTGTGCGTACCATCGCTGGTAGCGCCCGCAGCATGGGCATCAACGTTGAAGGGGTGGTGTAA